The genomic window AATCTGATGGATCTTGCGAACAGTCTTGATCAGGAGGAGCAGCGATATGTCCGAGAAGGTTTCTCCAGCGATGAAGAGCTGTCTCTTTATGATATGCTGTTCAGAGAAGATCTTTCAAAATCAGATATCAGAAAAATCAAAGAAGTTGCTGCAAATCTACTCCAAAAGATTAAATCTAAGATAGCGGAACTTGATCACTGGACTGATAAACAGGAAACAAAAGCTGTTGTGGATACTCTAATTCGTGACACATTATGGGCTGAACTGCCGGAGAGCTATGATGAGATAAGCATTTCCGAATATCGTCGTCGAATTTACGAATATATTTATGTGCGGTACAAAGAAGTTGCATAACTAATGACTAAGCTTTGCTTTAGGAATATACATATTGCTTACAAGGACAACTGGCGTTACAACACATACAGGTGCAGCAAAATATTATGCCCGTTGCTTCCGTTAACCAGATAACCGATGATACCTTTGTTTGAAAAGGGATTTGCTGAATGGATATAATCGGTAGTTGTCAATGATTTAGTAACAATATTTAATAATGATATCTCGCCGATTCCTGATATAGAGTATTAATTAAAAGGAGGCTGAACATGAACACAAATGAACTTGCAAAAAGCATATCACAATCAAGTATTGTTCCTGCTGTTAAATATGATGTCAACCTTAAAGAGTATAGATCGCTCCCATTAGCAGAAATATCATCCTTAGGAATGGGATTTGAACCGGTTGTTGGTCACATTTCAGCAGTAGTCGGAAATGGTGGCTCGGGCTTATATCATGTTGAAGTTCCAAAGGGATTTCATTTGGCATCATTTAAAGACGGGACAGGCTATTTAGGCACTGCACTAAATAATACAACTAACCAAGTAGGTGCCCAAGCCACACTAACTCCTGTTATGGATCCTACGATGCTAATTGTTTCACTTGCGATATCAGCTATTACCGATAAGCTCAATGACTGTATTCAAATCGGCGAGGCTGTACTAAAAAGATTGGATGCTGCCGAAAAAGCCAAGATAACAGGCAGCATAAACTTTATGAATGATGTATACCGTGAATACAAATACAAATGGAATAACACACGATATATCGAAAGCAGCCTAACTACTTGTAAGGGTATACGCAGCCAAGCCGAGATAAGCATTGAACTTCAAAGATCACTTATCAAAGACGAACTGAAAGAATCAGGATTCTTAAAAAAGGGAAAGACTGTTATTAAAAAGTACAATTCAATCATTTCAGCACTAAAGAATTATCAGTTAGCACTGTATATGCGTGCTTTTGCATATTTTCTCGAAGTGTTGTTTGAAGAGAATTTTGACCTCAATTACTTAAAAGCTGTTTCGGATAATATATATAAGTATTCGCTTGAATATAAGGAGATATATACAGATTGCTTTAATTATATAGAGGATTATAACAAATCGTCATTCAAGAGCAATCTGATCGGTAAGAGTTCTTCTGTGAGCAAGCATATTGGAAAAGCGGTCAATAAAGTGCCGTTAGTAAGCAAGACTCAGATAGATGAAAATTTGATCGAGCTTGGAGAAAAACTCAGCACATTAAATGACACTCGAAATGAATCGTTGATGCAAGATTTTTCAGAACTCAGGAATGAATATTCAAAAGAGATAAGACAGTCTGTTGAATACATATCTGATGTTTTTAATAAAGAAACACAGCTTCTGTTTGATGATAAAAATGTATACTATAAAATAGAGGGATAATATGACCATACAAGCCACAATAAAGCAAAAGCTTAACGAAATTGAACAAAAAGAAAACGTAAAGATACTGCACTGCATAGAATCAGGCAGCAGGGCGTGGGGATTTGCATCGCCGGACAGCGATTACGATGTCAGGTTTATATATGTCAGATCAAAAGAATACTATCTGCGTCTTGATAAAACGAGAGATGTCATCGAGTGGCAGCTTGATGATACACTTGATATAAATGGCTGGGATATTCAGAAAACGCTGCGGCTTTTGCATAAGTCAAATCCTACTGTATTTGAATGGGACAACTCGCCGATAGTTTATAAGTCTTCTGATGAGTGGGAAAAGGTCAGAGCTTTGATAAACGAATATTTCAGCCCAAAAGCAGGACTGTACCATTATCTCAGTACAGCAAAGACAAACTATCGTGATTATTTAAAGGGCGACAAAGTCAGGTTGAAAAAGTATTTCTATGTGCTAAGACCTCTGCTTGCGTGCAGATATATCCTTGATAAGGGTCAGCCGCCGCCCATGCTGTTTTCAGAGCTTGTGGAATGTGAACTTGAAGAACAGATGCGTCCTGTTGTAAGCAGGCTAATTGATTTGAAAATGAACACCCCTGAGCTTGGCACGGGTGACAGGATAAGCGAGATAAACGACTACATCGACAAAAGTATTCCCGAGATCGAGGAGGTTCTTTTGAATATGTCAAAGCAAAAAGACACCGACTGGGGAAAGCTAAATGATTGTTTTTTGGAGTTGACAGGGATATTATAATCATCAATGCCATGTCATTCATTCCTAATCAACGCCAATTAGTTTTTGGGTTGCTTCATAGTTTAGTCTGTTTTGAGTTTATTGATAAGGGTGTAGTGTTATTGGGCTGATACAGTACATATCGCTATATCTCCGGTTTCTTTAGGTCATTAATGATTTGATTATAACGGGTGTGATTAGCACTTAATATCGGACAAATAAATAGTTTCATATTTCAGCATCCAATTGATATTGAAATATGAAACTAAGCCCGAAAAGAGATATGCCGTAATTCTTGTTCTTTATTTGTTCATTGTTGTCATAAAAACTTAACGAAAGATGCGAGAATTGATTTCTCTGAAATGCCCGAAATTCCGATGTTTTAAAAAGTTTCAAAAACACCAAAAAAGCGTGGGGGAATTTTCAAATTTATACTAAGGGGTGCAGATATACGAGGGATATTTAGCTGAATATACTCTGCAAAAAGCATTATTCAGAACGGAGGTAATGATGATCAATGTCTAACAGATCTATCCTGCTGCTTGTTTTACTTGTCTTGGTCTTAGGGCTGTATGCACAAGTTACTCTATCTGACGAGAGCTTTCTTGATTACCTGCCTGAAACAGAATTCTTTTCTGATAATAAACAGACAAAGATTACTCAACCGGTTCAGCCGGAACAGCCTGTGCAAACAACTGCACCACAAGTAACTACACGCAAAAAGAAAACGACAACCAAAAAGACTGCCAAAAGAAAAACTGTCGAGATTCCCGAGCAGGAAGATGTACAGATTTACAAGGACGACCGCATTCCGGATTATAAGCAGACACATACGCCCGAATATAAAGATGTAAAGATTGAATGGACATCACACGATCAGATGCATATCTTTTCCATTACCATGCACCTGGATAAATATATGTATGAGTATTATCACTCGCTTGCAAGGTATTACGACGAAAAAGACTATCAGAAATACATAGATGACAGCAACAACCGGGAGATACTCAAATCAATTGCCGACAGCCTTAAAAATCTTGCTGACGGTGCCGGATATGATGGGAGCCAGACGGCATTGGAAGCTATCAACTTTGTGCAGGCTATAAAATATGTATATGACATAGATTCGACTGGAAAAGAAGAGTTCCCCAAATATCCTCTTGAAACGCTGTATGATTTCGGAGGTGACTGCGAAGACACGAGCATTCTGCTTGTCGGAATACTCAGAGAGCTTAATTTCGGCACTTGTCTGCTTGATTATGATGACCATGTGGCTATCGGCATTATGGGAGAAGACTCAATAACCGGATCGTATTTTGAGATCGACGGCAAAAAGTATTTCTATGTTGAAAGCACAGGCGAAGGCTGGACTGTCGGAGATATGCCTGATGATGTCAAAAACAGATCCGCAAAGGTCATAAAGATAACAGGATAGTTTTAGCTTTTCCTTTCTCCACTGACTTTCTCCAGCGCATCAAACACCTTATGATATACCACCTGATTGGGGTAGTAATCATAATTTGCAAACACAGATATGCCCGTGTGATAAAAATGTTCAAGTATCGCAGCGGCGCAGGCGGCACTTCTGCTTTGTCCGTATTCGCACTGGCAGATGATGTCCATGCCCTTATCAAAAGCATCGTAGATAAACCTTGCCATAGCATCAGCCTCAGGGAAAAACGTTTCATAGGTCAGTCCCTTATCGGCAAGGTAGTAAAGGTCGAGATCATCAAGCTCGCTGTAAAAAACGCTCTCGCACACGCCGCTGTAATCAATGTGAGTGTAGCTTTTGTCAAGGTGCTTGAGTGCAGGGTCATAAAAGCTGATGACAGCCGTTTTTTCGGGAAAATCCCCCTGTGCTATCACCGCCTCGATCGCCTCTCTTGAATAGATACTAACGTTCATAAGACACCTCCGGAGTTTTCGATTATTTTCTTGCTTATGAGCATATTATAGCACATCGTGTGGGGAGAAAACCTCACATAACAAAGAATAACAGCAGGCCGCTCGTTTAGGGCGGCTTGCTGTTTTAATGAATGACTATTCAGAGATAATATCCAAAAGTTTATCTTCAGAGATCTCATTATTACTGTTATCATCAAGATAAAAATGACCATTGGTGCAAAACAGATATAAAACTCTATCAAGTTTATATGCAGAACAATCTTTATCAAAACCCTTTTCTCTGATTTCCTTTGCCCATTCCCACATATATAAGGCTACATATTCATCACAAGTCAGTCTGGAATTCTTTTTAATGCCTTTTAGCTCTGGGAATCTCATTTCTTCTCTATGATTATTGATATATTTTTGAATAACCTTATCAGCCATAGATTTATCATGATCATTTGAAGTATTATTAGTTTTCAGCAGTTCGGCAACAACTCGTTTGATATGCAGATCGGGTTTTGCAAGCCAGATGGCACCGCACTCTTTCAGCCAGTTATAGCATACAGCCGGACCGACACCGGCAATGTTATTCTTGATGTATCGAAGATCGTAGAGATATTTCTTAAACTCTTCTATGTTTTCAGGCTCTTTTAAAAGATGATCATGATCAAATGTCAGTTCTTTTCCGCCTATCTTGCCATTAGAAAGAAATACGGCGCACTGATATATACCTGTCAGATATTCATTCCATTTTTTCTCATTTTCTATCTTGTTGGGGTATTCTTCTTTAAGCTTATCTATCAAATTATCAACATTCGTATAGTTTTTTGTCGTTTTTTTAGGGTCAAATCCATAAAGAATATCACTTAATATTTCCTGTGTATCGGAAGAGTCATTATAAAACTTTACGATATTACCCATATATTGCCTGTCTGAATCATGCCCGCAGAATAGATAGAAATAATGGTTGATGCCGTCACCATATATCTTTTCAAATCCCGGTTTATAATACTTTGAAATATCTACGTCTTGCTTATTGGCAAGTTTTTCAAGATCGTCCTTTGCTTTCAAATAAACATTTATTCTGTTCATAAATAGACCTCCTAAAAAATGACTGCTATTTCTTTGTTATAATTGTATCATAACGGCCGAGTGATGTCAATGAAATATGTCCCATACTATCGTATTCTACAAATGACGAGGCCTGCATTTGTGCAAAAGGTAGAACTTGGTAAAAACACACTCACATCTTCGGACAATAAGCCCTATGTGTGGTATAATGTCATTAGTTGATATGATGAGGAGTTTTTTACCCATAGTATATGTTATGATATAAGCACAGTAAGAAAAACGACCGGTGAAACAGGGGGAATAGCTATGGAACTAAAGCCTTTGACAAAAGCACAGATCAACTGCGGCAAGGTGCTGCTCAAATGTATCGCAAGAGGGCAGTACACGATAACTTACGGCGAGATAGCCGGGCTTACAGGAATACCCGCCCGTGCGCCGGGGCATGATGTGGGCGCACATATCGGTGAGCTTTCAAAGCACTGCTATGAGCTTGGGCTGCCGCTGATATCGGTAATGGTGGTTCAGAAGTCAACCAATATATGCGGCGAAGGCTTTTTCGACCTTTGCAATGAGCTTAATGTCCACCCCGAGTACAGCAGAAAAATGGGGGCGATGTTCGATGTTTGTATGAAAGAGGTCAGTGAGTGTACCGAGTGGGGCAGGCTGGCCGATTATCTTAAACTTTATATTGACGGCCTTAATTAAACATAAGAAAGGAGCCACTATGAACTTCTACTGCACCCTCTCAACCCTTACAGATACTCTTGATCATATGGAAAAGCTCTTTGGCGGCAATATCGGCAGCTATAAATGCAATCTCAAAGGGTATAATGACAATTACCGTTATATGTTCTGTAAGTATTCAGTGCGTGTGCCTTCGCTCGGCATAATCCTGCGTGAGATACAAGAAGAAAAATATGACGAGGAGGAGCAGGAATTCCTGTTTCTTGATGACGGCATAGTTCATGTTGACGAGAATGATGATTTTGAGGGTATTATGTACATCAACTTTGATGACTATATAAGGTCATATATGAATGAGCATAACATAAGCCCCGGCACAGACCCCGATATAATAGTCGAGGTCGAGGACGAGCCCGAGCTCAGTGATTACCCGTAAACTTAAACGGAGGTGCATTTTATGAAATATGGTCTTACACAGAATGAACGTATGAAAGCCCGTGAGCTTGAACGTGAAAAGGAAAAGGTGCGTCAGCGTATGAGGGGTGAGAAGCCGCTCTCAGCCGCTGCGAGGATAGCAAAAGAAATGGACGAGATACGAGCAAAATATGAGCATGACAAGATGCTGTCGGAATTTTACAAAATGCAGAGAAAATCACGATAGGGGGAATTTGTATGAGCGTAAGCCAGCCTAAAAAGCTCGCAATAATCTATATCCTGCTGGTGCTTGAAAGGTTCACAAGTGCATCTGAGCGGATAACCCAGCAGCGCATAGTCGAGCTTGTCGAGCAGGAATACGGTATGGTGCTTGACCGAAAGACGATACGCCATAACCTGTCAAAGCTGCTTGAAGCAGGTTTCCCACTTGAATATGATGAGCTTGAAAGAGCAGGCAAAAACGGCACGACAGAGCTTATCCACACAAACTGGTACTATTCCCCCGAGGTCAGATTTGACGAGAGCGAGCTGCAGGTGATGATAGACAGCCTGCTCTTTTCAAACTATCTTCCCGCAAAGCAGTGCAAAGACCTTATCAAAAAGGTAGTATCTTTCGGCAGTCCCGAGTTTGTCAAAAAGCATTCGTCTGCATATTCCGCCGTTGTCGAGCGCCCTGCAAACAAGTCGCTGTTTTATGTTATATCGGTGCTTTGCGAGTCGATATCGGCAGGCGTTCAGGTGAGCTTTGATTACTTCGATTACGATACCGATATGAAACCACACCCACGCCTTGATGACAACGGCAAGGTCAAGCTGTATGTCATAAGTCCCTACAAGCTCGTGTCGCTAAACGGGCGGTATTATCTGCTTTGCAGCTCTGCTGACCACGACAAGCTGCTCTCATTCAGAGTTGACAGGATAAAGAACATCAGCCTGCTTGATAGCAAAGCAAAGAGCGTGCGCTCGCTTAAAGGCTATAAAAACGGCATAAACCTATCCGACTACATAAGCGAGCACCCGAATATGTGGGGCGGCGAGGTGAGTGTGTGCGTTTTCCGCTGCCCGAGATACATAATGAATGACATCGTTGACTGGTTCGGCAGCAAGGCAGGTATAACAAAGGTCGATGATGATACGATAGAGATCAGGGTGCGCATAAGTGAAAAGGCAATGCTACACTGGGCTTTGCAGTACAGCGACTGCGTTGAGGTGCTTTTCCCGGAAAGTCTGAGGAATGATATAGCAAAGACGCTGCGTGAGGCAGCCAAAAGATACGGTAAGGATACAGTATGACGATCAATGATATTCAAAGAAATAGCCTTATAGCCGGCTGGCGGGAGCTGTCGGATATGATAACACAAAAGCCCCTGTCTCTCGACTGCTTCAAAGACCTGTACAAAAGAACATGGGGCTATTTTTCGGCTATTGCAGCAAACGGCACGCTTGCTCTGAAGGACATAAGGCTTATAAACGAGCTGCACAGCGTTAGCTTCGTGCTTTGCGGATCAGAGGGAGAAGTATTTGAGATAGCCAAAAGCAATAAGCTATGGGGCGAATACTTTACCTGCAGCGTGTTTATTAATGCTCTGCTTAAAAGTATTCCCGACAAAGAGTTTGCGTCAGGCGAGCTTGTTATCAGATCGGGCGGAGAAACAAGTGTTATTTATCCGGAGGGATTTGATATGGTATTTGATGAGAGGGTGAAGAAGGAGATAATGATATGATATGTTACAGAATCACACTTGATATTTCCAAAACTATCACCCCTAATGAGAATGGACTTACAGAATACAGCAGAGAGTTTATTGATCAAATAAATACCGGGTTTAACAGATTCAATGAAAAGAATTATGGTAGTAGTTTTGCTTTTATCAGCGATTACAATGGGGCTTGGATCGTTATCAATATGATCATAAATAATGGGAGCAGCGTTGATGATGCAGTATCTGCGCTTATTAAAAACTGTGGATTTGTTGGTAAGTACACTATTGGTGAGACTACGGTAGAATTTGTGAGAAGATATGCGGAAAACCATTATATCAGGGATTTTGTGTTTGATGATAATATGCTCGAACCATTCGGAATGTATAGGTTCAGTAGCAATCCGAAATTGACGGAAAGAGTTGTAGATCTGATACCTTATAAAGAAATAAAGAACCAATCTATCTTTGGTCTGTATGATCATGATCTTCTGCCGGAGATAGAACGTATAAAACAGCCGGCGAAGTGTGTGGGAGCAAAAGGTCATCCTGTTCACTACATTATAAGATGCAGTAATGCAAACAAGGCTTGCGATGACCTTGTTTCCGTGTTGTATGAAAATAGCAGACTGATATCGAAACGCTGTACAGTCATAAAGCCTATGACAATACGGGTAGCAAATTCGCTGGATATATATTTTGAAGCAGCAAGATACGGAACTGTTGTTATGGATATAAACAGTTTCTCATGGGAAACTGAAGATCGAGCCATATATAATTTTCTAACTGAACAGCTTACAAAGTTAATTATGGAATACTGTCAGGATACACTTATGATCTTCTTAATGCCCAATCATTTTGATAGTGTTTCGGGAACTATAAAAAACTCACTCCCCGAATTGACCTTTATCGAGATAAATGAGCGTCTTGCAATGAACAATGACGCAAAGAAAATACTCCGAGCCTACTGTCGTAAGGACAATGTAAAAGCTGATAAGGAGCTTTTATCTTTTGTGGCAAAGGACACAGGATACAATTCCGATGACCTTCGTGTGGCATACAGAAAGTGGTATGCCAATGCACTGAAAACACAGGTCTATCCGCAGTACTCCGAATTCAAAAAGAGTTTAGACCGTAAAACTGTGCTCACACAGGAAGGCAGGGCATCACGCCAACTTGCAGAGATGATAGGTCTTAGAGAAGTAAAGGAACTCATCGAGCAGGCAGTTATATATTCCAAAATGCAGAAGGCT from Ruminococcus sp. NK3A76 includes these protein-coding regions:
- a CDS encoding AAA family ATPase, with the translated sequence MICYRITLDISKTITPNENGLTEYSREFIDQINTGFNRFNEKNYGSSFAFISDYNGAWIVINMIINNGSSVDDAVSALIKNCGFVGKYTIGETTVEFVRRYAENHYIRDFVFDDNMLEPFGMYRFSSNPKLTERVVDLIPYKEIKNQSIFGLYDHDLLPEIERIKQPAKCVGAKGHPVHYIIRCSNANKACDDLVSVLYENSRLISKRCTVIKPMTIRVANSLDIYFEAARYGTVVMDINSFSWETEDRAIYNFLTEQLTKLIMEYCQDTLMIFLMPNHFDSVSGTIKNSLPELTFIEINERLAMNNDAKKILRAYCRKDNVKADKELLSFVAKDTGYNSDDLRVAYRKWYANALKTQVYPQYSEFKKSLDRKTVLTQEGRASRQLAEMIGLREVKELIEQAVIYSKMQKAFADRGMPNAKRSMHMVFTGNPGTAKTTVARLFAQILKDNKILSVGNIIECGRSNLVGKYVGWTAVQVKQLFQKAQGSVLFIDEAYSLCDDRNGLFGDEAINTIVQEMENQREDMVVIFAGYPKEMKDFIDRNPGLRSRISFYVDFKDYSPSELYDITKHIAGNNGYKMADDTYEKLIPIFEASVGTTNHGNGRYARNLVEKAQLAQALRLSKCDLSALTGDELLTLKAEDFSNFNIGISDNENQPACRIGFKVG
- a CDS encoding DUF3387 domain-containing protein, whose product is MKKKNLVMKDLEELIQLKLDKMVLANPNRINFYERYQQIITDYNSEQDRATIEKTFMNLMDLANSLDQEEQRYVREGFSSDEELSLYDMLFREDLSKSDIRKIKEVAANLLQKIKSKIAELDHWTDKQETKAVVDTLIRDTLWAELPESYDEISISEYRRRIYEYIYVRYKEVA
- a CDS encoding WYL domain-containing protein, with translation MSVSQPKKLAIIYILLVLERFTSASERITQQRIVELVEQEYGMVLDRKTIRHNLSKLLEAGFPLEYDELERAGKNGTTELIHTNWYYSPEVRFDESELQVMIDSLLFSNYLPAKQCKDLIKKVVSFGSPEFVKKHSSAYSAVVERPANKSLFYVISVLCESISAGVQVSFDYFDYDTDMKPHPRLDDNGKVKLYVISPYKLVSLNGRYYLLCSSADHDKLLSFRVDRIKNISLLDSKAKSVRSLKGYKNGINLSDYISEHPNMWGGEVSVCVFRCPRYIMNDIVDWFGSKAGITKVDDDTIEIRVRISEKAMLHWALQYSDCVEVLFPESLRNDIAKTLREAAKRYGKDTV
- a CDS encoding nucleotidyltransferase domain-containing protein — its product is MTIQATIKQKLNEIEQKENVKILHCIESGSRAWGFASPDSDYDVRFIYVRSKEYYLRLDKTRDVIEWQLDDTLDINGWDIQKTLRLLHKSNPTVFEWDNSPIVYKSSDEWEKVRALINEYFSPKAGLYHYLSTAKTNYRDYLKGDKVRLKKYFYVLRPLLACRYILDKGQPPPMLFSELVECELEEQMRPVVSRLIDLKMNTPELGTGDRISEINDYIDKSIPEIEEVLLNMSKQKDTDWGKLNDCFLELTGIL